One window of Hypanus sabinus isolate sHypSab1 chromosome 10, sHypSab1.hap1, whole genome shotgun sequence genomic DNA carries:
- the tcte1 gene encoding dynein regulatory complex subunit 5 has protein sequence MNTNPWVTKYSGPNPAVDPRRMRRIIAEDAEWALATVQRLSDLCIEHIVQNFAVHPLLNELPEKNRRKVLAKISTNIPLQVTANLVSDEGYWRRCCLECWQVCDTSQYGGSWKRMFFERLLKNIIEYFVPDTTELKVVLELIPLCRNYVKRLDIGQLLPPVKQTPEKLDDEASDTGSESDGPSMDHFDFSILLNKLPFLEELSVTYGVKDCGMNFEWNIFQFTYQDCFSLAKAIHSCKSLKVLRLPRNRIDDERLRVIIKYILNHPSLIELDLSHNVISDSGSKALAKLLLKSKLETVNLCDNQIADFGAKAISYKVRRFSTLRSLNLRLNQIGDEGGEAIARALLKSSVEDINLASNELTEHVAVVISEVLMRNQTLKFINLSCNNIGPEGGKQLLEGLAMNKTLLECDLRLTDIGQENEFAINQILHNNRERIRNVICHPAKDSGNTQIMSGHDLASS, from the exons ATGAACACCAACCCTTGGGTCACCAAGTACTCGGGGCCGAATCCAGCAGTCGACCCCAGGAGGATGAGGAGGATCATCGCTGAGGATGCTGAGTGGGCGCTGGCCACAGTCCAGCGGCTCAGCGACCTCTGCATTGAGCACATCGTGCAGAACTTTGCCG TGCACCCACTGCTGAATGAGCTCCCGGAGAAGAACAGGCGCAAGGTGCTGGCCAAGATCTCCACTAACATTCCCCTGCAGGTGACAGCCAACCTGGTTAGTGACGAGGGCTACTGGCGTCGATGCTGTCTGGAGTGCTGGCAAGTGTGTGACACCTCCCAGTATGGAGGGAGCTGGAAGCGGATGTTCTTCGAGCGGCTACTGAAGAATATCATCGAATACTTTGTCCCTGACACCACCGAGTTGAAGGTGGTGCTGGAGCTAATCCCACTCTGCAGGAACTATGTGAAGAGATTGGACATTGGCCAGCTCCTGCCCCCTGTTAAGCAGACCCCGGAGAAGTTGGATGATGAGGCATCAGACACTGGGAGTGAAAGTGATGGCCCCTCAATGGACCACTTTGACTTCAGTATTCTGCTGAACAAGCTACCGTTTCTGGAAGAGCTATCTGTAACCTATGGGGTGAAGGACTGTGGCATGAACTTTGAATGGAATATCTTCCAGTTCACTTACCAAGACTGCTTCTCCTTGGCAAAGGCCATCCACTCTTGCAAAAGCCTGAAGGTGCTCAGGCTGCCTCGCAACAGGATCGATGATGAACGGTTACGAGTGATTATCAAGTATATTCTGAACCACCCGTCACTGATAGAACTGGACTTGTCCCACAATGTGATCAGTGACAGTGGCTCCAAGGCCTTGGCCAAGCTCCTGCTCAAGTCCAAGCTGGAGACAGTTAACTTGTGCGACAACCAAATTGCAGACTTTGGAGCCAAGGCCATCTCCTACAAGGTCCGCCGCTTCTCCACTCTCCGATCCCTCAACCTGCGTCTCAACCAAATTGGGGATGAAGGTGGAGAAGCCATAGCgcgtgccttgctgaagtcctcgGTGGAAGACATCAACTTGGCCAGCAACGAGCTGACGGAGCATGTGGCTGTGGTTATCTCTGAGGTCCTGATGAGGAATCAAACCCTCAAGTTCATCAACCTGTCCTGCAATAACATTGGCCCG GAGGGTGGGAAGCAGTTGCTGGAGGGTCTGGCTATGAACAAGACCCTCCTGGAGTGTGACCTGCGACTGACAGACATTGGCCAAGAGAATGAGTTCGCCATCAACCAAATCCTGCACAACAACCGGGAGCGGATCCGGAATGTTATCTGCCACCCGGCCAAGGACAGTGGGAACACACAGATAATGTCTGGTCATGACTTGGCATCCAGCTGA